A single window of Girardinichthys multiradiatus isolate DD_20200921_A chromosome 15, DD_fGirMul_XY1, whole genome shotgun sequence DNA harbors:
- the trmt6 gene encoding tRNA (adenine(58)-N(1))-methyltransferase non-catalytic subunit TRM6 — translation MAHSEDNDYEYRIKEGDHVVLKRGDVYKAVQIQRKKKVIFEKQWILLDNVVGHLYSTTFEVASGGSLQPKEDKETESSTDVKVAGTDNRNIVDDGKSQKLTRDDIETMKEQGLTDKEIIKQLIDNSATFSNKTGYAQDKYIKKKKKKYENTVTVLKPTCRIIAMMYHGREPGKICHLRYDTLAQMLTLANVHAGSKVLVFETCAGLVLGAIMERMGGYGSVIQMYPGDGPVRAGVECFGFPTHFHDMLHEFPICHVNALLAGTLDTGAKDPTAEEKQLRVAAVEEQNQPEAEQQEGSPEEENMVTNTSDDGGRGQEKLEKEKRQEAKAQERKVKLEEKRRKLAAAATLLEGRNADGLVIASHFHPYSVLLGLLKFLSPSRPFVVFSQYKETLIECYTKLKEQGGAINLMLTDTWLRQYQVLPDRTHPLLLMSGGGGYVLSGTTVATDNSKPASSPPAEEPAPKRQKVKDSEG, via the exons ATGGCGCACAGCGAAGATAATGATTATGAGTACAGAATCAAAGAGGGGGACCACGTAGTGTTGAAACGAGGGGACGTGTACAAAGCGGTGCAAATTCAGCGGAAGAA AAAGGTGATTTTTGAGAAGCAGTGGATCCTCCTGGATAACGTTGTGGGACATCTGTACAGCACCACATTTGAGGTTGCCTCTGGAGGATCCCTGCAACCAAAGGAAGACAAGGAGACAGAAAGCTCCACAG ATGTGAAGGTGGCAGGTACAGACAACAGGAACATTGTTGATGATGGCAAATCACAGAAACTCACTCGAGATGACATTGAGACGATGAAAGAGCAAGGTCTGACGGATAAG GAGATCATTAAGCAGCTCATAGATAACAGCGCAACGTTCAGTAATAAGACTGGATATGCCCAGGATAAGTAcattaagaagaagaagaaaaa GTATGAAAATACAGTGACGGTTCTGAAACCAACGTGTCGCATCATAGCCATGATGTACCACGGCCGCGAACCTGGGAAGATCTG CCATTTACGATATGACACACTGGCACAGATGTTGACTCTGGCAAACGTCCATGCTGGCAGTAAAGTTCTGGTGTTCGAAACCTGTGCTGGACTTGTACTGGGAGCCATCATGGAGAGAATGGGAG GCTACGGCTCAGTGATTCAGATGTACCCAGGAGATGGGCCTGTGCGGGCGGGGGTGGAGTGTTTTGGCTTCCCCACACATTTTCACGATATGCTGCATGAGTTTCCCATCTGCCACGTCAACGCTTTGCTGGCAGGCACTCTGGACACCGGTGCCAAAGACCCCACTGCTG AAGAAAAGCAACTGAGGGTGGCTGCAGTGGAGGAGCAAAACCAGCCTGAGGCAGAACAGCAGGAAGGCAGTCCAGAGGAGGAGAATATGGTGACAAACACAAGTGATGATGGGGGCCGAGGCCAGGAGAAACTCGAGAAGGAGAAACGGCAAGAAGCAAAA GCTCAAGAAAGAAAGGTGAAGCTAGAGGAGAAGCGAAGGAAGCTGGCAGCTGCAGCTACCCTGCTGGAAGGCAGGAATGCTGATGG GTTGGTGATAGCAAGTCATTTTCACCCTTATTCTGTTCTCTTGGGCTTGCTCAAATTCCTCTCTCCTTCTCGGCCTTTTGTAGTCTTTTCCCAGTACAAAGAG ACACTAATTGAGTGCTACACAAAACTCAAAGAACAAGGTGGGGCTATCAACCTGATGCTCACGGACACCTGGCTCAGGCAGTACCAG GTGTTGCCTGACAGGACCCATCCTCTGCTCCTGATGAGCGGGGGTGGAGGCTACGTCCTCTCAGGGACAACTGTTGCAACGGACAACTCCAAACCAGCAAGCTCCCCACCAGCTGAGGAACCGGCTCCAAAGAGACAAAAAGTGAAAGACTCTGAGGGATAA
- the chgb gene encoding secretogranin-1 isoform X1: MKTALVIVLAILAETVALPLGKEGQREDVVARCLVEVLSKALSKPDIHLDQECKDILQAGVKYAPTNKKNVEAIVTQEDISHAGEPTAKTADVKDIEALLKSVEKKRETPEDEQNQESWSVTEKRDGNNEEEIREKRSGWRPGRFHQRKSKRGEEDYERSQESWGEVERRSEDGEEDEESEEREKRNWRPGRHHQRKHKRDEEDGAEPEEDRSQEYWDVDKRQEDEERDERIWKPTHRYHHKKKLHKRSNEPLEGEEYEDRSQESWDIDKREWRTGRHHQTRHKRDEELSDEEKEEPNEEQSQEYWDFDTGREKRTWRPGRHSQRRHKRDEALTEEAREEPDEDRSQEYWDFDSGREKRDWRPGRHSQRRHKRDEALPEEAREEPDEDRSQEYWDFDSGREKRDWRPGRHSQRRYKRDEALPEEAREEPDEDRSQEYWDFDSGREKRDWRPGRHSQRRHKRDEALPEEAREEPDEDRSQEYWDFDSGREKRDWRPGRHSQRRHKRDEALPEEAREEPDEDRSQEYWDFDSGREKRDWRPGRFHQRKHKRNEELGEDGMEESEEERSQEYWDFDKREENEDGEIEKRIWKPTHRYHHKRRLHKRGSSEDEMGQRGDSEENTVEGIDRDEALRYLAEKRNPWINKGYYHPAWFKRDSDEQPATSTKMDELTKVLSYKLNQLANHSTNEEVKRSSQQRTLTPQEEKELENLAAMDMELQKIAAKLHDKAA, from the exons ATGAAAACTGCGCTTGTTATCGTTTTGGCTATCCTTGCAG AAACTGTAGCGCTTCCATTAggaaaagagggacagagagaaGATGTG GTAGCACGATGTCTGGTTGAAGTCTTGTCCAAGGCGCTCTCCAAGCCGGACATTCATTTGGATCAGGAATGCAAAGATATTCTCCAAGCAG GGGTTAAATATGCTCCAACGAACAAAAAGAATGTTGAGGCGATTGTAACTCAGGAGGATATCTCTCACGCTGGGGAACCTACGGCAAAGACAGCAGATGTCAAAGACATCGAGGCACTCCTGAAATCTGTTGAGAAAAAGAGGGAAACCCCTGAAGATGAGCAGAACCAGGAATCATGGAGTGTGACAGAGAAGAGGGACGGGAATAATGAGGAAGAAATACGGGAGAAAAGGAGTGGCTGGAGGCCTGGAAGATTCCACCAGAGGAAGAGCAAACGAGGAGAGGAAGATTATGAGCGGAGTCAGGAGAGTTGGGGAGAGGTAGAAAGGAGGTCAGAGGACGGTGAAGAGGACGAAGAGAGTGAAGAACGAGAGAAGAGAAACTGGAGGCCTGGAAGGCACcaccaaagaaaacacaagcgGGATGAGGAAGATGGGGCAGAGCCAGAGGAGGACCGCAGTCAAGAGTACTGGGATGTTGACAAAAGGCAGGAGGATGAGGAGAGAGATGAGCGCATATGGAAACCCACGCATCGCTATCATCACAAGAAAAAGCTCCACAAACGTAGCAATGAACCTTTAGAGGGTGAGGAATATGAAGACCGCAGTCAGGAATCGTGGGATATTGACAAGAGGGAGTGGAGGACTGGCAGACATCACCAAACAAGGCACAAGCGTGATGAGGAGCTTTCAGACGAAGAAAAGGAAGAACCTAATGAAGAACAGAGCCAGGAATATTGGGATTTTGATActggcagagagaagaggaCATGGAGGCCTGGCAGGCATTCACAAAGGAGGCACAAACGTGATGAGGCTCTTACAGAGGAAGCCAGGGAAGAACCAGATGAAGATCGGAGCCAGGAATACTGGGACTTTGATAGTGGAAGAGAGAAGAGGGACTGGAGGCCTGGCAGGCATTCACAAAGGAGGCACAAACGTGATGAGGCACTTCCAGAGGAAGCCAGGGAAGAACCAGATGAAGATCGGAGCCAGGAATACTGGGACTTTGATAGTGGAAGAGAGAAGAGGGACTGGAGGCCTGGCAGGCATTCACAAAGGAGGTACAAACGTGATGAGGCACTTCCAGAGGAAGCCAGGGAAGAACCAGATGAAGATCGGAGCCAGGAATACTGGGACTTTGATAGTGGAAGAGAGAAGAGGGACTGGAGGCCTGGCAGGCATTCACAAAGGAGGCACAAACGTGATGAGGCACTTCCAGAGGAAGCCAGGGAAGAACCAGATGAAGATCGGAGCCAGGAATACTGGGACTTTGATAGTGGAAGAGAGAAGAGGGACTGGAGGCCTGGCAGGCATTCACAAAGGAGGCACAAACGTGATGAGGCACTTCCAGAGGAAGCCAGGGAAGAACCAGATGAAGATCGGAGCCAGGAATACTGGGACTTTGATAGTGGAAGAGAGAAGAGGGACTGGAGGCCTGGCAGGTTCCACCAGAGGAAACATAAGCGCAATGAAGAGCTTGGAGAGGACGGCATGGAAGAATCAGAGGAAGAGCGCAGTCAGGAATATTGGGATTTCGATAAAAGAGAAGAGAATGAAGATGGAGAGATAGAAAAGCGGATTTGGAAGCCCACACACCGATACCACCATAAGAGAAGACTTCACAAGCGAGGATCATCAGAGGACGAGATGGGGCAGAGGGGAGATTCGGAAGAGAACACAGTAGAAGGAATAGACAGAGATGAAGCTTTAAG GTATCTGGCTGAGAAGCGCAATCCCTGGATTAATAAAGGCTATTACCACCCTGCGTGGTTTAAAAGAGATTCAGATGAACAACCAGCAACATCAACGAAG atGGATGAACTGACCAAAGTGCTGAGTTACAAGTTAAACCAGCTGGCTAACCACTCCACTAATGAGGAGGTGAAGAGGAGCTCACAGCAGAGAACGCTCACTCCACAGGAG gaGAAAGAGCTGGAAAACCTGGCAGCAATGGATATGGAGCTGCAGAAAATCGCAGCCAAGTTGCATGACAAGGCTGCATAA
- the chgb gene encoding secretogranin-1 isoform X2 — MKTALVIVLAILAETVALPLGKEGQREDVVARCLVEVLSKALSKPDIHLDQECKDILQAGVKYAPTNKKNVEAIVTQEDISHAGEPTAKTADVKDIEALLKSVEKKRETPEDEQNQESWSVTEKRDGNNEEEIREKRSGWRPGRFHQRKSKRGEEDYERSQESWGEVERRSEDGEEDEESEEREKRNWRPGRHHQRKHKRDEEDGAEPEEDRSQEYWDVDKRQEDEERDERIWKPTHRYHHKKKLHKRSNEPLEGEEYEDRSQESWDIDKREWRTGRHHQTRHKRDEELSDEEKEEPNEEQSQEYWDFDTGREKRTWRPGRHSQRRHKRDEALTEEAREEPDEDRSQEYWDFDSGREKRDWRPGRHSQRRHKRDEALPEEAREEPDEDRSQEYWDFDSGREKRDWRPGRHSQRRYKRDEALPEEAREEPDEDRSQEYWDFDSGREKRDWRPGRHSQRRHKRDEALPEEAREEPDEDRSQEYWDFDSGREKRDWRPGRFHQRKHKRNEELGEDGMEESEEERSQEYWDFDKREENEDGEIEKRIWKPTHRYHHKRRLHKRGSSEDEMGQRGDSEENTVEGIDRDEALRYLAEKRNPWINKGYYHPAWFKRDSDEQPATSTKMDELTKVLSYKLNQLANHSTNEEVKRSSQQRTLTPQEEKELENLAAMDMELQKIAAKLHDKAA, encoded by the exons ATGAAAACTGCGCTTGTTATCGTTTTGGCTATCCTTGCAG AAACTGTAGCGCTTCCATTAggaaaagagggacagagagaaGATGTG GTAGCACGATGTCTGGTTGAAGTCTTGTCCAAGGCGCTCTCCAAGCCGGACATTCATTTGGATCAGGAATGCAAAGATATTCTCCAAGCAG GGGTTAAATATGCTCCAACGAACAAAAAGAATGTTGAGGCGATTGTAACTCAGGAGGATATCTCTCACGCTGGGGAACCTACGGCAAAGACAGCAGATGTCAAAGACATCGAGGCACTCCTGAAATCTGTTGAGAAAAAGAGGGAAACCCCTGAAGATGAGCAGAACCAGGAATCATGGAGTGTGACAGAGAAGAGGGACGGGAATAATGAGGAAGAAATACGGGAGAAAAGGAGTGGCTGGAGGCCTGGAAGATTCCACCAGAGGAAGAGCAAACGAGGAGAGGAAGATTATGAGCGGAGTCAGGAGAGTTGGGGAGAGGTAGAAAGGAGGTCAGAGGACGGTGAAGAGGACGAAGAGAGTGAAGAACGAGAGAAGAGAAACTGGAGGCCTGGAAGGCACcaccaaagaaaacacaagcgGGATGAGGAAGATGGGGCAGAGCCAGAGGAGGACCGCAGTCAAGAGTACTGGGATGTTGACAAAAGGCAGGAGGATGAGGAGAGAGATGAGCGCATATGGAAACCCACGCATCGCTATCATCACAAGAAAAAGCTCCACAAACGTAGCAATGAACCTTTAGAGGGTGAGGAATATGAAGACCGCAGTCAGGAATCGTGGGATATTGACAAGAGGGAGTGGAGGACTGGCAGACATCACCAAACAAGGCACAAGCGTGATGAGGAGCTTTCAGACGAAGAAAAGGAAGAACCTAATGAAGAACAGAGCCAGGAATATTGGGATTTTGATActggcagagagaagaggaCATGGAGGCCTGGCAGGCATTCACAAAGGAGGCACAAACGTGATGAGGCTCTTACAGAGGAAGCCAGGGAAGAACCAGATGAAGATCGGAGCCAGGAATACTGGGACTTTGATAGTGGAAGAGAGAAGAGGGACTGGAGGCCTGGCAGGCATTCACAAAGGAGGCACAAACGTGATGAGGCACTTCCAGAGGAAGCCAGGGAAGAACCAGATGAAGATCGGAGCCAGGAATACTGGGACTTTGATAGTGGAAGAGAGAAGAGGGACTGGAGGCCTGGCAGGCATTCACAAAGGAGGTACAAACGTGATGAGGCACTTCCAGAGGAAGCCAGGGAAGAACCAGATGAAGATCGGAGCCAGGAATACTGGGACTTTGATAGTGGAAGAGAGAAGAGGGACTGGAGGCCTGGCAGGCATTCACAAAGGAGGCACAAACGTGATGAGGCACTTCCAGAGGAAGCCAGGGAAGAACCAGATGAAGATCGGAGCCAGGAATACTGGGACTTTGATAGTGGAAGAGAGAAGAGGGACTGGAG GCCTGGCAGGTTCCACCAGAGGAAACATAAGCGCAATGAAGAGCTTGGAGAGGACGGCATGGAAGAATCAGAGGAAGAGCGCAGTCAGGAATATTGGGATTTCGATAAAAGAGAAGAGAATGAAGATGGAGAGATAGAAAAGCGGATTTGGAAGCCCACACACCGATACCACCATAAGAGAAGACTTCACAAGCGAGGATCATCAGAGGACGAGATGGGGCAGAGGGGAGATTCGGAAGAGAACACAGTAGAAGGAATAGACAGAGATGAAGCTTTAAG GTATCTGGCTGAGAAGCGCAATCCCTGGATTAATAAAGGCTATTACCACCCTGCGTGGTTTAAAAGAGATTCAGATGAACAACCAGCAACATCAACGAAG atGGATGAACTGACCAAAGTGCTGAGTTACAAGTTAAACCAGCTGGCTAACCACTCCACTAATGAGGAGGTGAAGAGGAGCTCACAGCAGAGAACGCTCACTCCACAGGAG gaGAAAGAGCTGGAAAACCTGGCAGCAATGGATATGGAGCTGCAGAAAATCGCAGCCAAGTTGCATGACAAGGCTGCATAA